A part of Candida albicans SC5314 chromosome 2, complete sequence genomic DNA contains:
- a CDS encoding uncharacterized protein (Ortholog(s) have enzyme binding, phosphatidylinositol-4-phosphate binding activity), whose product MSTTGLQRRRGAKQSTPKPRNSDSFDESRSPASPNKPDHKIGYDDKDIKDPSTLKQPLLTLMEEVLLMGLKDKEGYLSFWNDNISYALRGCILLELTFRNKITLVNDPARRRFELSDRLVEVIDAEPTGEVLLDEALKIMKNDESNLSVTNWIDLLSGETWNLMKINYQLKQVRERLAKGLVDKGILRTERKNFFLFDMATHPVADKLSKEYIKNRILSMLVSRNVDLDTVSNEQFPADTSFRYLRTVSLVCGAYAANVLENVLLSLNYEKRDQAFARADELLADFSEFPFNLSHQSPLGLGLNLGQEVGDEIEKSSASELQLELIAAVLSVFARMDSIL is encoded by the coding sequence ATGTCAACAACAGGATTACAAAGACGTCGTGGTGCCAAACAATCAACACCTAAACCAAGAAACTCAGATTCATTCGATGAGAGTCGCTCCCCAGCATCACCAAATAAACCAGACCATAAAATAGGATACGATGATAAAGATATCAAAGATCCAAGTACCTTAAAACAACCATTATTGACATTGATGGAAGAAGTTTTGTTGATGGGACttaaagataaagaagGATACTTATCATTTTGGAACGACAATATTTCTTATGCTTTGCGTGGATGCATATTGTTGGAATTGACATTCCGTAACAAAATTACTTTGGTTAATGATCCAGCAAGACGTCGTTTTGAGTTGAGTGATAGATTAGTGGAGGTTATTGATGCCGAGCCAACTGGAGAAGTTTTACTAGATGAAGCGTTGAAAATCATGAAAAATGACGAAAGCAATTTATCTGTCACCAATTGGATTGATTTATTGAGTGGTGAAACTTggaatttgatgaaaatcaattacCAATTGAAACAAGTTAGAGAAAGATTGGCTAAAGGTTTGGTTGACAAAGGGATTTTAAGAACTGAACGTAAGAATTTCTTCCTTTTCGACATGGCAACTCATCCTGTTGCTGATAAATTATCCAAAGAATATATAAAGAATAGAATTTTGAGTATGTTAGTGCTGAGAAACGTTGACTTGGACACAGTTTCAAATGAACAATTTCCTGCTGATACATCTTTCAGATACTTGAGGACAGTATCGTTGGTATGTGGTGCATATGCTGCTAATGTGTTAGAAAATGTTTTGCTATCATTAAACTACGAAAAGAGAGACCAAGCTTTTGCCAGAGCAGATGAATTATTGGCTGATTTCAGTGAGTTCCCTTTCAATTTGTCTCATCAAAGTCCTCTTGGATTAGGATTAAATTTAGGTCAAGAAGTTGGTGatgaaatagaaaaatCTTCTGCATCTGAATTacaattggaattgattGCAGCTGTTTTGAGTGTATTTGCCAGAATGGATTCAATACTTTAG
- the CHT4 gene encoding putative chitinase (Chitinase; similar to S. cerevisiae sporulation-specific Cts2p; functionally complements A. gossypii cts2 mutant sporulation defect; homozygous null mutation causes no obvious defects; transcription decreases upon yeast-to-hyphal switch), translating into MCHKMMNKFQQRLHHTTSTPLFKTCVYFSNWSVYQKKHFPQDIPIEYYTHIFYAFILIDEQTGKLKFSDEWCDLQMPQPSPNQSITGNLQQFYEMKKKNRHLKLIMSIGGWGTCHLFESVVSNDTKFDNFVNSTIEFAEKYGFDGVDIDWEYPKNSTQAAKLVELLARLRNKLNSKYIITVAAPGGSDNIEILKIQEMDKYLTFWNLMCYDFAGEGWSSKTAFHSNLFGNNGDNSLNASDVVQTYINKGVHPTKLILGMPMYGRIFHGVDRPEIGIPFTKERKSGCIEADVVDYNKFGDTFDYEDFDPRKVGALKYDSHSKQLITFDNLQCARIKASFIQSRQLGGGMWWDSAGDVSVTNDGCLVKNFVDQLGGVEVLEKSANNLHGC; encoded by the coding sequence ATGTGTCATAAAATGATGAATAAATTCCAACAAAGACTTCATCATACAACCTCAACCCCATTATTTAAGACTTgtgtttatttttcaaattggtcTGTTTATCAGAAGAAGCATTTCCCACAAGACATACCAATTGAATACTATACCCATATATTTTATGCATTTATACTTATTGATGAACAAACTgggaaattaaaatttagTGATGAATGGTGTGATTTACAAATGCCACAACCATCAcccaatcaatcaattacaGGCAATTTGCAACAATTTtatgaaatgaaaaagaaaaatcgtcatttgaaattaatcaTGTCTATAGGTGGATGGGGGACATGTCATTTATTTGAAAGTGTGGTGTCCAATGATaccaaatttgataattttgttAATAGTACGATTGAATTTGCTGAGAAATATGGATTTGATGGGGTTGATATAGATTGGGAATACCCTAAAAATTCAACACAAGCGGCCAAACTAGTTGAACTTTTGGCTCGattaagaaataaattaaattcaaaatatattatCACGGTAGCGGCTCCTGGTGGTAgtgataatattgaaattttgaagattCAAGAAATGGATAAATATTTGACATTTTGGAATTTAATGTGTTATGATTTTGCTGGTGAAGGCTGGTCTTCGAAAACTGCTTTCCATTCTAATTTATTTGGTAATAATGGGGATAATTCATTGAATGCATCTGATGTTGTCCAAACTTATATTAACAAGGGAGTTCATCCaacaaaattgatattaGGGATGCCAATGTATGGAAGAATATTTCATGGTGTTGATCGACCAGAAATTGGTATTCCTTTTACAAAAGAGAGAAAATCAGGTTGTATAGAAGCTGATGTTGTGGACTATAACAAATTTGGTGATACATTCGATTATGAAGATTTTGATCCACGCAAAGTGGGTGCATTAAAATATGATTCTCATAGTAAGCAATTAATCACATTCGATAATCTCCAGTGTGCTAGAATAAAAGCTAGCTTTATACAACTGAGACAATTGGGTGGTGGGATGTGGTGGGATTCTGCTGGTGATGTTTCAGTGACAAATGATGGATGTTTGGTAAAGaattttgttgatcaaCTAGGTGGTGTGGAAGTACTTGAAAAATCAGCAAATAACCTCCATGgttgttaa